The genomic DNA TACAAGTGCTGTGTCCCATGACCAGAGGAGAAGTGGGAACGCGCAACCTGAACGCGGTACTGCAAGAACTGCTTAATCCCCCACGTCCTGACAAAGGCGAACTGATCAGGGGAGGAATGAAACTGCGTGTGGGCGATCGCGTGATTCAGCAAGTCAATGACTACAACCGTGAGGTGTTCAATGGCGACTTGGGGGTAATTAGCGCTATTGACACTGAGGAACAAGAAGTGACGGTTCAGTTTGAGGGGCGTTTTGTTACCTACGATTATGCGGACTTAAATGAGTTAGCCCTGGCATGGGCTGTGACAATTCACAAAGCTCAAGGGTCAGAATATCCAGTTGTAATTCTGCCGATGTTCATGCAGCATTATTTGATGCTGTCACGTAATTTGTTGTACACAGGTCTGACTCGTGCCAAGCACTTAGCGATTCTAGTTGGTCCAGCTAAAGCAATTGGGCTGGCGGTCAAACAAGTTAAAGACCAACGACGGTACACACTCTTGGCTCAACGATTAATCTCTGCGGCACGCTCAATCTAATTAGCTTTTGATGCATCAACTCTCCCTCTTGCCTAGACCAAAGCAGCATCTCGCTAGAGGTGCTGTTCACATCCCCGACTGGTTATCACTGGAGCAACAGCGGCAATTGCTTTCCCTCTGCCGGGAATGGGCTAAGCAACCTGCTGGTTTGTACACGCCAAAAATGCTGGATGGCATACCTTTGAGCGTGCGTGTTGTGTGTCTCGGTTGGCACTGGTATCCGTACAGGTACAGCAAGACTCGCGACGACTGCGATCGCCTACCTTGCAAGCCTTTCCCAGTCGAGCTACAACACTTGGCAAGCCGAGCCTTGGAAGAAACTCTAGCGCAGTATGAACAGTTATTCCAGCCGGATGTAGCGATTATCAATTGGTATGGAGCCAGGGCAAAATTAGGAATGCATCAAGATCGCACTGAAGCAGAGGCAGTGCGAAGTGCTGGTAGCCCGATCATCTCTATCAGCCTTGGCGATACCTGTTTATTCCGGTTGGGAAATAGTGACACCAGAAGCGGAGTGCATCAAGACATCGAGTTACAAAGTGGAGATTTGTTCGTGTTCGGTGGAGCAGCGCGTATGGCATTTCATGGAGTTCTTAAGATTTATAGTGAGACAGCACCACCAGAACTAGGGATGAAGCAGGGAAGATTGAGTATTACGATTCGACAGACTGGCTTGAGTCATGTATTCCAGCAGAAATTGGTCTAGCTAAGCACTGTTTGGCACCTGGTTGCTTTGCTCTTCTACTGCTGCTAGGGGGGATTTGACAAACGCGCTTCACGCGCTGTGCTCCAAAGTTCTTTTGACAAATAGGCTCTGGTTCATTTGTCTCGAAAACGTCACTTTTTTGTCTCGAAAATTTCACTTTTGTGCTCTAAAGTTTAGGGCTGATACCTAGATGTAAAAGGAAGACATGATGAGAGGCAATTACAAGGTAGATAAATCTAAGCTGGTTGATAAAATCTACAAACTTCATCAACTTTTGCCTACAACCCTGGAAATTTCAGGACAAACTTTTGGAGAACATCATCAGCAAGCTAGGACAATTGTGGAAACAGAAACAACTAGCGGTAACCACAGGAAAACTGCATAGCCAAGATTTAGAAGCAGGGGAAGCAAAAGGCTCTCTCTTGCCCTACTTTGATTTTGTTTTCTGTCTTTACTGTTTGTAATTCTAAGCAGCTATTTACATAAAATCAGAGGTTGACGGTGGGAACGCTTGATAATTCCTTCTCTCTCGAATTGCTTCAATAGCCGTGTCACCGTGACTCGTGTCGCGCCAATTACTTCTGCCAGTTGTTGATGAGTTAAGCGCAAGTCAATCAGCTTCCCAGTCTCCACCTGTCGCCCAAACTTCTGAGCCAGCCAAACCAACAATAGCCGCAGGCGTAGGTGCAGCGGTTCCTGATGAAAGATACACAATAGTTCTTCTGTCTGTTGCGCGTGCTTGAGCACTGCTTCTAGCACTTGATGCCAAAGGTGTTCTGGCACTAGACTTGCTTCAACTGTCGTAATGCACTCGATTTGATAAGGTGTGACGCGAGACAGCGGTTGACCCACCACATCTGTTGCTCCCCAGTAGCCCAAGGTGACAGGCGTACCTTCTTCACTCCAGGTTAAAGTACGGACTACTCCTGTCTCAATTCGCCACAGCAACTCTGGCTGGAGTGGAATCAAATCTCTGCGGCTGAATGTTCGCTGCTGGTGATTGGCTAAGAGAACTGTCATCAGTTAAGGCAACTCTATTGGTCGGTATTGGTCGGTTAGCAGACTTTGTAGTTTGAGAATCGGTGTAGTTGTTGGTTCGTTTTTAAGCGGGTTGGAATGATTGAAATTGCAACCGCATTGCCAATTACTCAACTACACCTCCTCGGCGTGGTACTCACACTCACCATCAACGCAACGAAACAGCTCGGAATATACCGAGCTGGTCTGGAGGTAGAAGCAATAGAAGTTAGTGCTAGTGGTTACTAGTGGTTATCCTCAGCACTGCAACTAGCTAGCAACAAATGCGGTCAATAACAGCAGGTTGATAAATAGAGTAGCGACTATGCCAGAGATAGCATACCGAGCTTGCTGTTCTGGAGAGGGATAAGCGGCATAATACATCTTTGGCTCAACTGCATAGTTGTTAATCAGTCCTTCTCTATCAGTGGTGTACATTGCTTTGACTCCGGTAAATGCTCTGTTAATCAAGATAAGAATAAGCTAGAAAAATCACAATAGCTTTTGGATATAAGTTTGTTTTATGAAATATAGGTAGAGCTTAACGGTCAGCGGCAGCTTTCTCGGCAGTGAATTCTTTGTCGCTGCTGAAGGCTCTAGGAGAGGGCGCGTCATACTTGCCTCTATTCCCAGTAGCTATAGGGGCTTCCCTGTTAAAGGGAAGTTGCGCTACTATACAGGCTCGGTGTCACAGATAGCTATATGGCTCAAATCGATTGGCTACAACAGCAGGAGCAAGAGGCTTGGAACAGGAGAATTCGGCAACTGCGCTTTGAGCTGGGTTGTAAGGAGACAAAACCACAACAGCTACAGTCAGTGCCCCAGGAAGTAGTATCACCTTCCTTACCACAAAGGCAGCAAAAACCCTTACACTCTGTTACCAGGGGGACCGGGACAAATCACACCAATGGTATAAGAAGAAGAACTAGATCAGAGAACAGCCATGCCTTGCACAGGAAAAATGGAACTGACCCTGAAAATTAACGAATTCCCGACTGATGTCAGGACTTTTGAAAACGGCTGGAAACAGTTTGACATTGATACTGGCGAGCAGATTGTCACGGTTACAGTCAAGGCGAAGATGTTCAAAAAACTGGAACAAGCCCAAGAAAACTATCCCCAGTGGGTGGCAGCGATCGCCGGAAAGATGGGGGAGAAGACTGATAAAGGTTTTGTGCTGAATGAGCCAAACATTCAGACGTTTGAACGTAAGCCCAAAGAGTCCAAAGAACCCACAACTAATGTTG from Chroococcidiopsis sp. CCMEE 29 includes the following:
- a CDS encoding alpha-ketoglutarate-dependent dioxygenase AlkB, with the protein product MHQLSLLPRPKQHLARGAVHIPDWLSLEQQRQLLSLCREWAKQPAGLYTPKMLDGIPLSVRVVCLGWHWYPYRYSKTRDDCDRLPCKPFPVELQHLASRALEETLAQYEQLFQPDVAIINWYGARAKLGMHQDRTEAEAVRSAGSPIISISLGDTCLFRLGNSDTRSGVHQDIELQSGDLFVFGGAARMAFHGVLKIYSETAPPELGMKQGRLSITIRQTGLSHVFQQKLV
- a CDS encoding Crp/Fnr family transcriptional regulator, which codes for MTVLLANHQQRTFSRRDLIPLQPELLWRIETGVVRTLTWSEEGTPVTLGYWGATDVVGQPLSRVTPYQIECITTVEASLVPEHLWHQVLEAVLKHAQQTEELLCIFHQEPLHLRLRLLLVWLAQKFGRQVETGKLIDLRLTHQQLAEVIGATRVTVTRLLKQFEREGIIKRSHRQPLILCK
- a CDS encoding ssl1498 family light-harvesting-like protein, which codes for MYTTDREGLINNYAVEPKMYYAAYPSPEQQARYAISGIVATLFINLLLLTAFVAS